Proteins encoded by one window of Chondromyces crocatus:
- a CDS encoding type 1 glutamine amidotransferase domain-containing protein, which translates to MKVLVVLTSHDQLGDTGKKTGFWLEEFAAPYYVLKDAGLAVTLASPKGGQPPLDPKSDLPENQTEATKRFRADKEAQAQLASTKKLADVSAVDFDAIFYPGGHGPMWDLPDNTASIALIEAFTRAEKPVAAVCHAPVALVNARAKDGKYLVEGKRVTGFTNTEEAAVELEKVVPFLLEDRLKERGGVFSKAADFAPHIEVDGRLVTGQNPASSAPVAEALLKLLRSR; encoded by the coding sequence ATGAAGGTTCTCGTCGTCCTCACCTCGCATGACCAGCTCGGCGACACGGGCAAGAAGACAGGCTTCTGGCTGGAGGAGTTCGCTGCTCCCTATTACGTGCTGAAGGACGCAGGGCTGGCGGTCACGCTGGCGTCGCCGAAGGGAGGGCAGCCGCCGCTCGATCCGAAGAGCGATCTGCCAGAGAACCAGACGGAGGCGACGAAGCGCTTCCGCGCCGACAAGGAGGCCCAGGCGCAGCTCGCGAGCACGAAGAAGCTCGCGGACGTGTCGGCGGTGGACTTCGACGCGATCTTCTATCCCGGGGGCCACGGCCCGATGTGGGACCTGCCGGACAACACCGCTTCGATCGCGCTCATCGAGGCGTTCACCCGGGCCGAGAAGCCCGTGGCAGCGGTCTGTCATGCGCCGGTCGCGCTGGTCAATGCGCGGGCGAAGGACGGCAAGTACCTGGTCGAGGGGAAGCGCGTCACCGGCTTCACCAACACGGAGGAGGCGGCGGTGGAGCTGGAGAAGGTGGTGCCCTTCCTGCTGGAGGACAGGCTGAAGGAGCGAGGCGGGGTGTTCAGCAAGGCCGCCGACTTCGCGCCCCACATCGAGGTGGACGGGCGCCTGGTGACGGGCCAGAACCCCGCGTCTTCCGCCCCGGTGGCGGAGGCGTTGCTGAAGCTCTTGCGCTCCCGCTGA
- a CDS encoding fibro-slime domain-containing protein, with translation MSRPPELRSLPARQSSRGARGDITRTWHLLAIAGGAAALLLSAACGGGDSGASSETSGAGGNGGSGAGTGAQGGGLPSGAGGGIDIPTSGSGGAGGSGGSCGTVLQGVVRDFSRDHPDFEYALGVDYGIVHSMLAADGKPIYAGNPTTPTTNGREHFDQWYRDVPGVNIPIPIEIPLEPIDGGLYTYDSTAFFPIDGQGFGNESLDHNFHFTLEIRTEFEYKGGEVFRFRGDDDLFTFINGRLAIDLGGVHGAMESTVDLDARAAELGITPGNRYTLDFFFAERHTTQSNFRIETSISCFTPVTPPQ, from the coding sequence ATGAGCCGACCTCCGGAACTTCGTTCGCTTCCAGCCCGACAGTCGAGCCGCGGCGCCCGCGGCGACATCACTCGAACGTGGCACCTCCTCGCCATCGCCGGTGGTGCTGCTGCCCTGCTCCTCTCGGCAGCATGCGGTGGTGGTGACAGCGGGGCGAGTTCCGAGACGAGCGGCGCCGGTGGGAACGGAGGTAGCGGCGCTGGGACCGGGGCGCAGGGCGGCGGCCTCCCCTCCGGAGCAGGCGGCGGCATCGACATCCCGACCTCCGGATCAGGGGGCGCGGGCGGCTCCGGCGGATCGTGCGGCACCGTGCTTCAAGGCGTCGTCCGCGACTTCTCTCGAGACCATCCCGACTTCGAGTACGCCCTCGGGGTCGACTACGGCATCGTGCATTCCATGCTCGCCGCCGACGGCAAGCCAATCTACGCGGGCAACCCGACGACGCCCACCACCAACGGCCGTGAGCACTTCGACCAGTGGTACCGCGACGTCCCCGGCGTCAACATCCCGATCCCGATCGAGATCCCCCTCGAGCCCATCGACGGCGGGCTCTACACCTACGACAGCACCGCCTTCTTCCCCATCGATGGCCAGGGGTTCGGCAACGAGTCCCTCGACCACAACTTCCACTTCACGCTCGAGATACGCACCGAGTTTGAATACAAGGGCGGCGAGGTCTTCCGTTTCCGTGGCGACGACGACCTCTTCACGTTCATCAACGGCCGCCTCGCCATCGACCTCGGCGGCGTCCACGGCGCCATGGAGTCGACCGTCGACCTCGACGCCCGCGCCGCCGAGCTGGGGATCACCCCTGGCAACCGCTACACGCTCGACTTCTTCTTCGCCGAGCGGCACACCACCCAGTCGAACTTCCGGATCGAGACCTCGATCTCCTGCTTCACCCCCGTCACGCCGCCTCAGTGA
- a CDS encoding serine hydrolase domain-containing protein → MQRAPHRRLSLALVVPALVIGCAAAPPPEPPAPTAPSGPAPAPSTATAPESAPVTTRVEKDDVHVTSAGTSIPRLGGWFFTQAAQHVALEDPEREVLLAVVESRGQSAAEAIPKAWDTVKPGAARKVEQTLTPPADSGLDEIVIVNYERGTGEGRLSQALARRKGDVVVVTLIDGALASVSRRSAQLRVVFGGIKLPGQEEESYKDTPASAFDAERQQRFDAFIASALEKTRVPGAAVAVVQGGKVMFEKGYGVRELGKKQAVTPSTLMMIGSTTKSMTTLLMASLVDEKRFTWDTPVTEVMPTFALGTPEATRQVTMKHLVCACAGMPRKDMELLFEFGSATPESLMEGLRSLKPTTGFGETFQYSNQMVAAAGFVAGRAFDAKRPLGAAYDAAMQARVFGPLGMKSTTVDFDRGLKAPDHASPHGLDLSKAPKVISPAVERFVVPLRPSGGAWSNTRDLSRYLLTELGRGRTPEGKQVVSEANLTRRWEPQIATSSKGAYGLGWAVATHKGVRIVEHGGGTMGFNVQLAFYPDKDLGLVILTNTQGGGAFIEAVQSRLFELAFGAKEEAQEQLAFNLKARAEGVEKALARVDAPADTGWIAPWVGTWRDPDLGTLELELTKSGPRLDAGEWAGLASRERAPDGATLLILTDPPLAGLKLILREKEGKRTLVLENPQHDYVFEQAPKP, encoded by the coding sequence ATGCAACGCGCTCCGCACCGCCGCCTGTCCCTGGCCCTCGTCGTCCCTGCCCTGGTAATCGGCTGCGCCGCTGCACCCCCGCCCGAACCTCCGGCGCCGACGGCCCCCTCGGGACCGGCCCCCGCACCATCGACCGCCACGGCCCCCGAGAGCGCGCCCGTGACGACCCGGGTCGAGAAGGACGACGTCCACGTCACGTCCGCTGGGACCAGCATCCCGCGGCTCGGTGGATGGTTCTTCACCCAGGCCGCACAGCACGTCGCGCTGGAAGACCCGGAGCGCGAGGTCCTGCTCGCCGTCGTCGAGAGCCGTGGGCAGAGCGCCGCCGAGGCGATCCCGAAGGCCTGGGACACGGTGAAGCCCGGCGCCGCCCGGAAGGTAGAGCAGACGCTGACGCCACCCGCAGACAGCGGCCTCGACGAGATCGTCATCGTCAACTACGAGCGTGGAACCGGCGAAGGGCGCCTCTCGCAAGCCCTGGCGCGGCGCAAAGGCGACGTGGTGGTGGTCACGCTGATCGATGGCGCGCTGGCCAGCGTGAGCCGGCGCAGCGCGCAGCTCCGCGTCGTCTTCGGCGGGATCAAGCTGCCTGGCCAGGAAGAGGAAAGCTACAAGGACACGCCCGCCAGCGCCTTCGACGCGGAACGCCAGCAGCGCTTCGACGCGTTCATCGCGAGCGCCCTGGAAAAGACGCGCGTACCGGGCGCTGCGGTGGCCGTGGTGCAAGGCGGCAAGGTGATGTTCGAGAAGGGCTACGGCGTCCGCGAGCTCGGGAAGAAGCAGGCGGTCACACCCAGTACCCTGATGATGATCGGGTCGACGACGAAGTCGATGACGACCCTGCTCATGGCGTCGCTCGTGGACGAGAAGCGGTTTACCTGGGACACGCCGGTCACCGAGGTGATGCCGACGTTCGCGCTGGGCACGCCCGAGGCGACGCGCCAGGTGACCATGAAGCACCTGGTGTGCGCCTGCGCCGGCATGCCGCGGAAGGACATGGAGCTCTTGTTCGAGTTCGGTTCGGCGACCCCGGAGTCGCTGATGGAAGGCCTGCGGTCGCTCAAGCCGACCACCGGCTTCGGTGAGACGTTCCAGTACTCGAACCAGATGGTCGCCGCGGCGGGGTTCGTGGCAGGGCGCGCATTCGACGCGAAACGCCCCCTCGGCGCGGCGTACGACGCGGCCATGCAGGCCAGGGTGTTCGGGCCCCTCGGGATGAAGTCGACCACCGTCGACTTCGATCGCGGCCTCAAAGCGCCGGACCACGCGAGCCCTCACGGGCTCGATCTGAGCAAGGCACCGAAGGTCATCTCACCCGCAGTGGAGCGCTTCGTCGTGCCGCTGCGCCCCTCGGGGGGAGCCTGGTCGAACACCCGGGACCTGTCCCGCTATCTGCTGACCGAGCTGGGGCGCGGCAGAACGCCGGAGGGCAAGCAGGTGGTGTCGGAAGCGAACCTGACCAGGCGCTGGGAACCGCAGATCGCCACGTCGAGCAAGGGTGCCTACGGGCTCGGCTGGGCCGTGGCGACGCACAAGGGCGTCCGGATCGTGGAGCACGGCGGAGGCACGATGGGCTTCAACGTGCAGCTCGCGTTCTATCCGGACAAGGACCTGGGGCTGGTGATCCTCACCAACACCCAGGGAGGCGGGGCGTTCATCGAGGCCGTCCAGAGTCGCCTGTTCGAGCTGGCCTTCGGCGCGAAGGAGGAGGCCCAGGAGCAGCTCGCGTTCAACCTGAAGGCGCGCGCGGAGGGCGTCGAGAAGGCGCTGGCCCGCGTGGACGCGCCGGCCGACACGGGCTGGATCGCTCCCTGGGTGGGGACGTGGCGTGATCCGGACCTCGGCACCCTCGAGCTGGAACTCACGAAGAGCGGGCCTCGCCTCGACGCGGGCGAGTGGGCGGGCCTCGCGTCCCGAGAGCGCGCCCCCGATGGCGCGACCCTGCTGATCCTCACGGACCCGCCGCTGGCCGGGCTGAAGCTCATCCTGCGGGAGAAGGAAGGGAAGCGGACCCTGGTCCTGGAGAACCCGCAGCACGACTACGTGTTCGAGCAAGCACCGAAGCCCTAG
- a CDS encoding thiolase family protein has protein sequence MTLPVPVYIVAATRTPIGAFQGALSSLTAPRLGAAAIEAALQRANLPADAIEEVFMGNVLSAGIGQAPARQAAIFAGIPDKVPATTINKVCGSGLQAVVFGAKTIALGDADLVVAGGMESMSNVPYYLPQARTGYRMGNNSVVDGMIHDGLWDPYGNFHMGVAGDKCAKEHGFSREAQDEYAKESFRRALAAQKEGQFDAEIVPVSVPQKKGDPVVVKLDDGPGAGKPDKFASLRPAFQKDGTVTAANASSINDGASALILASEKAVKERGLTPLGRILGYGGAAQAPEWFTTAPAAAIANTTKKLGITTEQIDLYEVNEAFAVVAMAVNKLSNLDPQKVNVRGGAVALGHPIGASGARVLTTLLYTLKDQNKKRGLATLCIGGGEALALVVER, from the coding sequence ATGACCCTGCCCGTCCCCGTGTACATCGTCGCCGCCACCCGTACGCCCATCGGCGCGTTCCAGGGTGCGCTCTCCTCGCTGACGGCACCGCGCCTCGGCGCCGCGGCCATCGAGGCGGCGCTCCAGCGCGCCAACCTCCCCGCCGACGCCATCGAGGAGGTGTTCATGGGGAACGTGCTCTCGGCCGGGATCGGCCAGGCGCCCGCGCGCCAGGCCGCGATCTTCGCCGGGATCCCGGACAAGGTGCCCGCAACGACGATCAACAAGGTGTGTGGCTCGGGCCTGCAGGCGGTGGTCTTCGGGGCGAAGACGATCGCGCTGGGCGACGCGGACCTGGTGGTGGCCGGCGGCATGGAGTCGATGTCGAACGTGCCGTACTACCTGCCGCAGGCGCGGACGGGCTACCGGATGGGGAACAACTCGGTCGTGGACGGGATGATCCACGATGGCCTGTGGGACCCGTACGGGAACTTCCACATGGGCGTCGCCGGCGACAAGTGCGCGAAGGAGCACGGGTTCAGCCGCGAGGCGCAGGACGAGTACGCGAAGGAGAGCTTCCGCCGGGCGCTGGCCGCGCAGAAAGAGGGGCAGTTCGACGCGGAGATCGTGCCGGTGAGCGTGCCGCAGAAGAAGGGCGATCCGGTCGTGGTGAAGCTCGACGACGGTCCGGGCGCGGGCAAGCCCGACAAGTTCGCGTCGCTCCGGCCGGCGTTCCAGAAGGACGGGACGGTGACGGCGGCGAACGCTTCGTCGATCAACGACGGCGCGAGCGCGCTGATCCTGGCGAGCGAGAAGGCGGTGAAGGAGCGGGGGCTGACGCCGCTCGGGCGGATCCTGGGCTACGGTGGCGCGGCGCAGGCGCCGGAGTGGTTCACCACGGCGCCGGCCGCGGCGATCGCGAACACGACGAAGAAGCTCGGCATCACCACGGAGCAGATCGATCTGTACGAGGTGAACGAGGCGTTCGCGGTGGTGGCGATGGCCGTGAACAAGCTGAGCAACCTCGACCCGCAGAAGGTGAACGTGCGCGGCGGGGCGGTGGCGCTCGGTCACCCCATCGGCGCGAGCGGCGCGCGCGTGCTGACGACGCTGCTCTACACGCTGAAGGACCAGAACAAGAAGCGGGGCCTGGCGACGCTGTGCATCGGCGGCGGCGAGGCCCTGGCGCTGGTGGTCGAGCGATGA
- a CDS encoding AMP-binding protein → MTTLFSYAHGASDVPLLGETIGENLRRTVEAHADREALVVRSQGFRATWRELWQATSEVARGLIASGVQRGDRVGVWSPNRHEWVILQYAAARAGAILVNINPAYRTTELEYALRKCGVSVLLLARGFRQANYVDMLAAVRPGLPALRLALTFEDDWAGLREAGRGVDEATLTERERSLQFDDPANIQYTSGTTGFPKGATLSHHNILNNGYFIGEALGYGPEDRVCIPVPFYHCFGMVLGNLACTTHGAAMIIPGESFEPVAVLEAVQAERCTALYGVPTMFIAELDHPRFSEFDLSTLRTGIMAGSPCPVEVMRRVVSQMHMSEVTIVYGMTETSPGSTQSSRTDPIERRVSTVGRVHPHVEVKIIDPATGAIVPHGERGELCTRGYSVMLGYWDDEAATAAAIDRAGWMHTGDLATMDAEGYVNIVGRIKDTIIRGGENISPREVEEFLHTHPAISEAQVIGVPSARYGEEVMAWVRLRPGAAATPDELTSFCSGKIATYKIPRYWKVVDEFPMTVTGKVQKFKMREISTAELGLTTASQIETA, encoded by the coding sequence ATGACCACCCTGTTCTCCTATGCCCATGGCGCGAGCGACGTCCCCCTGCTCGGCGAGACCATCGGAGAGAACCTCCGCCGCACGGTCGAGGCCCACGCGGACCGGGAGGCGCTCGTGGTTCGCTCCCAGGGATTCCGGGCGACGTGGCGTGAGCTGTGGCAGGCCACGAGCGAGGTGGCCCGAGGCCTCATCGCCTCTGGCGTGCAGCGTGGGGATCGGGTCGGCGTCTGGTCCCCCAACCGCCACGAGTGGGTCATCCTCCAGTACGCCGCCGCTCGCGCCGGCGCGATCCTGGTCAACATCAACCCCGCGTACAGGACGACGGAGCTCGAATACGCCCTCCGCAAGTGCGGCGTCAGCGTCCTTCTCCTCGCGCGCGGCTTCCGGCAAGCGAACTACGTCGACATGCTGGCCGCGGTCCGCCCTGGCCTTCCAGCGCTGCGCCTCGCGCTCACGTTCGAGGACGACTGGGCGGGACTGCGCGAGGCCGGCCGAGGCGTCGACGAGGCCACGCTGACCGAGCGAGAGCGCTCGCTCCAGTTCGACGACCCCGCCAACATCCAGTACACGTCGGGCACCACGGGCTTCCCGAAGGGCGCCACCCTCTCGCACCACAACATCCTCAACAACGGCTACTTCATCGGCGAGGCCCTGGGCTACGGGCCCGAGGATCGGGTCTGCATCCCGGTGCCGTTCTACCACTGCTTCGGCATGGTGCTCGGCAACCTCGCCTGCACCACCCATGGGGCGGCGATGATCATCCCCGGCGAGTCCTTCGAGCCCGTCGCCGTCCTGGAAGCCGTGCAGGCCGAGCGCTGTACCGCGCTCTACGGTGTGCCCACCATGTTCATCGCCGAACTCGACCACCCCAGGTTCAGCGAGTTCGATCTGAGCACGCTGCGCACCGGCATCATGGCCGGCTCGCCATGCCCCGTGGAGGTCATGCGGCGCGTGGTGAGCCAGATGCACATGAGCGAGGTCACCATCGTCTACGGCATGACCGAGACCTCACCGGGCTCCACCCAGAGCTCGCGCACCGATCCCATCGAGCGCCGGGTGTCCACGGTCGGGCGGGTCCACCCGCACGTGGAGGTGAAGATCATCGATCCTGCCACCGGGGCCATCGTGCCTCATGGCGAGCGTGGAGAGCTGTGCACACGCGGCTACAGCGTGATGCTGGGCTACTGGGACGACGAGGCGGCCACGGCCGCCGCCATCGATCGCGCGGGCTGGATGCACACCGGCGACCTCGCCACCATGGACGCCGAGGGCTACGTCAACATCGTCGGCCGCATCAAGGACACCATCATCCGCGGTGGCGAGAACATCTCCCCCCGAGAGGTCGAGGAGTTCCTCCACACCCACCCGGCGATCAGCGAGGCCCAGGTCATCGGGGTCCCCAGCGCGCGGTACGGCGAAGAGGTGATGGCCTGGGTCCGCCTTCGTCCTGGCGCGGCCGCCACACCCGACGAGCTGACCTCGTTCTGCTCCGGCAAGATCGCGACCTACAAGATCCCCCGCTACTGGAAGGTCGTCGACGAGTTCCCCATGACCGTCACCGGCAAGGTCCAGAAGTTCAAGATGCGCGAGATCTCCACCGCCGAGCTGGGGCTCACCACCGCCTCGCAGATCGAGACGGCGTGA
- a CDS encoding MBL fold metallo-hydrolase → MIRPRLVARGVEAFPARTPTLPPATHTNSYALGEREVLLVEPATPDDEERRAWLDWARGIASSGRHLLAIALTHHHVDHVGGAAFFAEALGLPVWAHAETAARLPELPVARHLVEGETLVLEGPTARRVQVLHTPGHAPGHVCLLDEESRALVAGDMVASVGTILIAPGEGDMQVYLEQLERLAGVGAQVALPAHGDPIEAPEALFRHYIAHRLAREARVVATLVGLGESAAALEALVPIAYADTPPQVWPLARLSLEAHLLKLEKEGRARRDAEGRWAATEAAQGRS, encoded by the coding sequence ATGATCCGGCCGCGCCTCGTGGCGCGCGGGGTGGAGGCCTTCCCCGCGCGCACGCCGACGTTGCCTCCTGCGACCCACACGAACAGCTATGCGCTCGGTGAGCGCGAGGTGCTGCTGGTCGAGCCCGCCACGCCCGACGACGAGGAGCGGCGCGCGTGGCTCGACTGGGCTCGGGGGATCGCCTCGTCCGGGCGGCACCTGCTGGCGATCGCGCTGACGCACCACCACGTGGATCACGTGGGCGGAGCGGCGTTCTTTGCAGAGGCGCTGGGGCTGCCGGTGTGGGCCCACGCGGAGACGGCGGCGCGCTTGCCCGAGCTGCCGGTGGCGCGGCACCTGGTCGAGGGGGAGACGCTGGTGCTGGAGGGGCCGACCGCGCGTCGGGTGCAGGTGCTGCACACGCCAGGGCACGCGCCGGGGCACGTGTGCTTGCTCGACGAGGAGAGCCGCGCGCTGGTGGCGGGGGACATGGTCGCCAGCGTGGGGACGATCTTGATCGCGCCCGGCGAGGGGGACATGCAGGTGTACCTGGAGCAGCTCGAGCGCCTCGCCGGGGTGGGGGCGCAGGTGGCGTTGCCCGCGCACGGGGATCCGATCGAGGCGCCCGAGGCGCTGTTCCGGCACTACATCGCGCACCGGCTGGCACGCGAAGCGCGGGTGGTGGCGACGCTGGTCGGGCTCGGGGAGAGCGCTGCCGCGCTGGAGGCGCTGGTGCCCATCGCCTACGCGGACACGCCGCCGCAGGTATGGCCCCTGGCGCGGCTGAGCCTGGAGGCGCACTTGCTCAAGCTGGAGAAAGAGGGGCGGGCGCGGCGTGATGCGGAGGGGCGATGGGCAGCGACAGAGGCGGCACAGGGAAGATCATGA
- a CDS encoding acyl-CoA thioesterase translates to MSVSVPYLSVQRVYFDDLDALNILHNVRYLLFIERARGELFNALGFHWQDDLTVNPDKFNVIAEHRIRYLAPVRGEGVLGVELAISHLGRTSMTITARVLSADGTVVHAEGDTRIVRLDPTTYRPCPWSEHLRAVVTPLLQPAPAAS, encoded by the coding sequence ATGTCGGTCTCCGTCCCGTACCTCTCCGTCCAGCGCGTCTACTTCGATGACCTGGACGCGCTCAACATCCTGCACAACGTCCGCTATCTGCTGTTCATCGAGCGCGCCCGAGGCGAGCTGTTCAACGCCCTCGGCTTCCACTGGCAGGACGACCTCACCGTCAACCCCGACAAGTTCAACGTCATCGCCGAGCACCGCATCCGCTACCTTGCGCCCGTGCGCGGAGAGGGCGTCCTCGGGGTCGAGCTGGCCATCTCTCACCTGGGCCGCACCAGCATGACCATCACCGCGCGCGTCCTCTCGGCCGACGGGACGGTCGTTCACGCCGAGGGCGACACCCGCATCGTCCGCCTCGACCCCACCACCTACCGCCCTTGCCCCTGGAGCGAGCACCTGCGCGCCGTGGTCACGCCCCTGCTCCAGCCCGCACCCGCGGCTTCATGA
- a CDS encoding glycosyl hydrolase family 28-related protein, whose translation MRPSSPALPLVALLMLAGCAAEEASPKAPRSNDDGGAGGPSVPWRSALYEETWTPSTTDAEGRFLHDFSYAGYRHGEAEPGAPEGAELFDVVDRYGADPEGVTDATAAIQQAIDDAAALGGGVVFFPAGLYRVDDVLSVSASSVVLRGEGPEASRLFFTRSQGMSDAAHITFTGSATSDLELRLRTDATPRGEVLEVDDAADLAPGDDVEVGWVISADFVEEHGMTGTWQAFNETWQPWFRRAVVAVDRSRAPHRIQLDVPLRYPAKVRDRASVRRVHGLLRECGVESLGVSNAVGWDQAWEVTRTHVIDLRQVKDCWIRDVASFPSPVAPREGPGASAHLLSGGVLLADAKQVTVDRTRLGFAQNRGVGGNGYLFEVQRSSELLIQDSQGEAGRHNFIQNWGFGTTGCVLLRVESRGGTSMLGKDESLSTTGMSEFHHSLALANLVDSSAFDDGFSIVNRNDESTGAGHTGTQNVLWRLRGGGMVRSLQFGMGYLIGTEGLTAVTETPLPMSAGTEPVDWVEGLGQGAQLEPASLYDDQRRRRLGR comes from the coding sequence ATGCGCCCGTCCTCGCCCGCCCTCCCGCTGGTCGCGCTCCTGATGCTCGCCGGATGTGCCGCCGAGGAGGCGTCGCCAAAGGCGCCTCGATCGAATGACGACGGGGGCGCTGGTGGCCCCTCCGTCCCCTGGCGGAGCGCGCTGTACGAGGAGACCTGGACGCCCAGCACGACGGACGCCGAGGGGCGGTTCCTGCACGACTTCTCGTATGCAGGCTACCGCCATGGCGAGGCGGAGCCGGGGGCGCCCGAGGGCGCAGAGCTTTTCGATGTGGTGGACCGATACGGCGCCGATCCGGAGGGCGTCACCGACGCCACCGCGGCGATCCAGCAAGCGATCGACGACGCTGCTGCGCTCGGAGGCGGCGTCGTCTTCTTCCCCGCGGGGCTCTACCGCGTGGACGATGTGCTCTCGGTGAGCGCCTCGTCGGTGGTGCTGCGGGGCGAGGGTCCAGAGGCATCGCGGCTCTTCTTCACCCGCAGCCAGGGGATGAGCGACGCGGCCCACATCACCTTCACCGGCAGCGCCACGAGCGACCTCGAGCTCCGCCTCCGGACCGACGCCACGCCGCGCGGCGAGGTGCTGGAGGTCGACGACGCAGCCGATCTCGCGCCCGGCGACGACGTCGAGGTGGGCTGGGTCATCTCGGCGGACTTCGTGGAAGAGCACGGGATGACCGGCACCTGGCAGGCGTTCAACGAGACCTGGCAGCCCTGGTTCCGGCGCGCCGTCGTGGCGGTCGACAGGTCCCGCGCCCCGCACCGGATCCAGCTCGACGTGCCCCTTCGCTACCCCGCCAAGGTGCGCGACCGGGCCAGCGTGCGGCGCGTCCACGGGCTGCTGCGGGAGTGCGGCGTCGAGTCCCTCGGCGTGTCCAACGCCGTCGGCTGGGACCAGGCCTGGGAGGTGACGCGCACCCACGTGATCGACCTGCGCCAGGTGAAGGACTGCTGGATCCGCGACGTCGCGTCGTTCCCCTCCCCGGTCGCACCCCGAGAAGGTCCTGGGGCCTCGGCCCACCTCCTCTCGGGCGGCGTGCTCCTCGCCGACGCCAAGCAGGTGACCGTCGACCGTACGCGCCTCGGCTTCGCCCAGAACCGGGGCGTGGGCGGGAATGGCTACCTGTTCGAGGTGCAGCGCAGCAGCGAGCTGTTGATCCAGGACAGCCAGGGCGAGGCGGGCCGGCACAACTTCATCCAGAACTGGGGCTTCGGGACGACGGGATGCGTGCTGTTGCGGGTGGAGAGCCGCGGGGGCACATCGATGCTCGGCAAGGACGAGTCGCTGTCGACCACGGGGATGTCCGAGTTCCACCACTCGCTGGCCCTGGCCAACCTGGTGGACTCGTCCGCTTTCGACGACGGGTTCTCGATCGTGAACCGCAACGACGAGAGCACGGGAGCGGGGCACACCGGCACGCAGAATGTGCTCTGGCGGCTGCGCGGTGGGGGGATGGTGCGCTCGCTCCAGTTCGGCATGGGCTACCTGATCGGGACCGAGGGGCTCACCGCGGTGACCGAAACCCCGCTGCCCATGAGCGCAGGCACGGAGCCGGTGGACTGGGTGGAAGGGCTGGGCCAGGGCGCCCAGCTGGAGCCCGCCTCGCTTTACGACGATCAGCGACGCCGGCGCCTGGGGCGCTGA
- a CDS encoding FHA domain-containing protein, with protein sequence MGVLKREATQARQTLSARMVVGRAPGCLLRLDNPRVSAEHASIFWTGERWELRDLGSRNGTFVDGRRTAPGERIALREGTRLSFASPDDCWALVNDLPPVASATRCDVPVGEREMRIAQDGLLALPSADDPQISIFENEGGRWFVEGGGPARPGVDGERLDCTDSGWILSIPPPSPGGVVATTRRDMGLPKMIGVLTLLFHVSLDNEYVQLALVQGSETINLNARAHHELILTLARARIAARGEVDKPESERGWLYVDDVAAMLRVESERVNMFIYRARQQLAEAGVLNAGSLFERRPTTRQLRLATDHIEIRPI encoded by the coding sequence GTGGGCGTCCTGAAGCGTGAAGCGACCCAGGCGCGGCAAACGCTCTCCGCTCGGATGGTCGTCGGTCGTGCTCCCGGCTGCCTGCTGAGGCTGGACAACCCGCGTGTTTCTGCCGAGCACGCATCGATCTTCTGGACCGGAGAGCGCTGGGAGCTGCGTGATCTCGGCAGCCGCAACGGGACGTTCGTCGATGGGCGTCGTACAGCACCAGGGGAACGGATCGCCTTGCGGGAGGGTACGAGGCTGTCCTTCGCCAGCCCGGATGATTGCTGGGCGCTGGTGAACGACCTGCCGCCTGTGGCGTCCGCGACCCGGTGCGACGTGCCCGTGGGCGAGAGGGAGATGAGAATTGCTCAGGACGGCCTGCTCGCGCTGCCCAGCGCGGACGACCCTCAGATCTCCATCTTCGAGAACGAGGGGGGGCGGTGGTTCGTCGAGGGAGGGGGGCCGGCGCGGCCGGGCGTCGACGGTGAACGGCTCGACTGCACGGACAGCGGTTGGATCCTGAGCATCCCACCTCCGTCGCCAGGGGGCGTCGTGGCCACCACGCGACGCGACATGGGGCTACCCAAGATGATCGGCGTGCTGACGTTGCTGTTTCACGTCAGCCTCGACAACGAGTACGTGCAGCTCGCGCTGGTGCAAGGGAGCGAGACGATCAACCTGAACGCGCGCGCACACCACGAGCTGATCCTGACGCTCGCGCGGGCCCGGATCGCCGCCCGTGGCGAGGTGGACAAGCCCGAGTCGGAGCGGGGTTGGCTCTACGTCGACGACGTGGCCGCCATGCTTCGTGTCGAGTCGGAGCGCGTGAACATGTTCATCTACCGAGCGCGTCAGCAGCTCGCCGAGGCCGGGGTGCTGAACGCTGGATCTCTCTTCGAGCGCCGCCCGACGACGCGGCAGCTCCGTCTCGCCACGGACCACATCGAGATCCGGCCGATCTGA